CCATATGTTGAACTTCCTCTTGAAAGTTGCGTGTTCCATTAGGAGATTTGCATGTATTGGCGTTTCACTTATCGAAAAACCTCTTCCCAAGATCTTATCAATATCCTCTCGTGCTCCCTATATACTCCCCCTTGTTATAGATTTTTCTTTCTTCCACCTCTTTTTACCCTAATCAACCGCTCTCTCTCAAATCGTCTTTTGAAGCAAAAACCCTTTGTACCTCCTTTGTCCATGGTTAAAAGAAGCTCCAAACATGCTGTAAACCCAAATAATCAGAGCCCCAATACATCCTCTAATACTTTCGGTTGGGTTGTCACTAACTTGTTGGATTCCCATGACAGTCATCTCAGTTCAATGAAACCTAAAAAGCATGATCAAGCTCAGTTATTGTTCCCTTCTGGTGCCATAGCTTTTGCTCCGGATGTCGATGTGCGCACCGATTTTCACAGAGACAATTGGGTATGTTTTAACTACTGTCCCTTTGGCATTGGCTTCACCTTCCCTTTCCCCAAATTATATGTTGATGTATTGAAAACTTGAATATCTCCCCTAGACAACTTATGTCATTTGCATGGAGGACCCTCACTTGTTTGGATGCGATTGTGAACAAGTATCAATTCCAGATTGATGTTGAGGTGATCAAACAGGCATACAGCCTAAAGAAGTTTAGCAACTGTCATTTTGGCTTCTCGAACAAGAACACGGATGACCATTTGATCTTGAACCATGATACTGTCAATGATAAGAACTAGAAAAAAGACTTCTTTTTTGTAGACAAGAAATCTCTTGGAGAAGGAGGCGCTTACCTGTTAGAGCATTGGAATAATGTCGGTAACAGTCACTCTGACCTTACTGTTGTTTGTCTTTCTATTTGCTTTTGTATACCGATGTCATAATCTTTTGATTTGCTCATATTGCTGCCTTGTTTATACGTTAATATTGCATTTTCATATTCACTCCATACTATTTCATCTTCCCTTATTCATCATATTTATCATATCATTCATCACTCTTGTAGTTTTATTACTCGCTCCTCTTATATTTCCCTCTTTAACTTGTCTTCAAACATGTTATGAATTTGAAGCTGATAAAGGCCATCTTGTTGTTAAAGAAATTGTTGCGAAGATCTGTGTTCTCCCTGTTGGTGACATATTATAGCCCAATTGCCTTGATCGTCCTATTCACAATGCTAGCATAATGAATGTTGAAGAGTTTGCTGCAAAAATGCGGAAGAATATAGACAAAGCCGAAGGATGTTCTTATGAGATTCCTGGAAGTAAGGGTGCGGCTGGAAGGAGTAGAAGTAAATTATCTACCTCTATTCATTAGTCTTCCTATTCTATCCACAGTGTTTCATCAGAGTCCATGGAAATTTCAAAAACTGAGAATAAGAATGCAATGAGCTCAGCATTCAAGTATGCTAGAGGTATACGTCGAATATTATTCTTTTTGACGTGTCTTCTTTTTTCCTGTTGTTCGTTTTGAGTTTTGTTAACACACCTTGACCTCTGCTTCCTAATTGCAAAGTTCAAACCCCCAGTCATCAAGCCACTAATGATCTGTAGTAAGGATTTGTTCAAAAGATCCCGTGAGGACAAGCCATCTAAAACTGAGTGTTCTAAAGCTCCTGTGTTGTCAAGCCCCTTGTTGAGCCCTACTGTGAGCCCAATGGCCAAGAAAGTCAGGGTTAATCCTTCTGTTACCACTATTAACTCTGACACTCCTTTGCCGCTTTTGACCTAACGCTATGTTGTCCATGCAAGCCCTCCTACCTTTTCTCACATGCTTGACATGATTCTTCCATAATCCATGGAGGACCTTTCTGCCAAAGAACTTGAAGACATACTTGATGATGGTGCTGGCTATTCATTCTATGTAAGCCATTCTTATGGAAATTATGTTCAACTTTTTATTACGTCAGACACCTATTGTAGTCTTTTCTTAACGCATTCCTTGTTATCATGTAGGCACTTCAAAGTATTTTGGTTGCTCGTGAAATATACAATCACAAAATGCAAATGAACAAGGAGCTTGAAGTGAAGTATGAGAGTTGTGTCAAGAAGTTAGAGATTGTGGAGAACCTGGCCAAAGAGAGATTGGTTTCCCTGAATAATTCCCAGAAAGAATTTGATGACTTTTCCAACAAAGTACAATCCATGGAGCAGGACATGTGTTCTGAAGCTGAAAAGGTTGTTTACCAACAGATTATGAGGACTCGCGTTGATATGATGCTCGAATACCACAGGGGCGAGTGGAACTCATGGGATGTGCTTGAAACTGTAAAGATTTACAACGAAGCCTTCCCAGACGACGCTTTTCCTCTTGATGAATTCAACAGTCCCGATGATGACACTGGGATGAAATCTCCCAAAGATGGTGATCCCGACGATGCGTAATCTAGCATTTCTATTTAATTATGGGCTTGTTTTGTCTTTTTAAGAACTTATTTTTCTTTGGTTTCGTTGTTGATACGCTCCATCCCTGTTTCACATTAACGCGGGGATTCATGGTTACATTTATGTTGGTTTTTGGTTTGAACCTTTGACGTAATATTAAGTTTGTTGCTTATGAATCATATTTCTGTCATCATCATATTTTGTGTCTTTACTTATGTATTTTAAGAGTATCTTGGACTCATTCAATTGTGTTGATTGTGGTTGTCATCTTTTTAAGATGTCATATAGGCAATGCTTAACAATTTGTTTATAAATGTTGAGCGTTGTATAATTATTCTACTTGTAATGTAAAAACTTTCTGATCATTGATACCACGAGATAAAAGTATCTAGATAAATTACTTGATAAAAGTATCATTGATTCAAAtgtctgttaacatttgcagcggatttagcatcagagtttatgttaacatttttcttatcagaatttacactatcagactttgaatcagaacttacactagaaggaacaatggtaactttctttaaagaaggttttatttgataataatcatagtacaaactatgatattccttacaagtataaatgaaatgccataaactaccacaatgaaaacaattttgtggcttatatctaacagactgactgttaactcctgactttgaaggtaaggagtttatgttcttattcttcctataaaaagaagccagatggttagaacttccacagttatgacatatttttctaggagcatcaggaacaggcttataatcattacttttattcacaccttcctttccattcctatttttcctaggtgattttaccttgtttgcattcttaacatctttcagcttatgcttaagctgtttctttgtcattaagcctacgtttacttcagttgtcttttcctgttttagtttgtcagaagttaattcctttttaacttctgatttctcagtatcagactttacagctaaaaacttaacaggttttaactttggtttttgtttaacaactataggcttaatatctacagttcctttatcattcttatcctctccataacctaagccctctttccagttttcactacttaacaaattctgagttgttctgccagagttagtccaagtcctgataatctctctttccttttctaactcatcttttagagattcattcattttaagcacttcatcccttacatagaaagcatcatctctatctttctgagtttgatggaacatgactaactctttttctaaataatcattcctctttttacaagcaagattttcagaagttaatctttcacatgttaaagtttgatctctataactaatgaacatggttttaagatatcttctcaactcattaatatcatcagtatgaaaggcataaatagtttgaggtacctttaattcagtagcttcagaactgctttcagcacttgccttatcagcatttgccatcaaggcataattctcctcactttcagaatctgaggtgtctgtccagcttttcttctttgtgacaagagccttgcctttgtcacacttcactttcttgcaatcaggagatatgtggcctttctcaccacagttgtagcatttgacatttgtataatctcctctgtcagactttcctcctctgccctcagattttctgaaattcttcttatcagaacttgtgcctttcctggaaaacttctttctcttcctgaacttcctgtatgcaatctttgtgattcctttcaccataagagcacacagcttcatcatctcttcatcagcatccatctcaagcaagctttcagattttgagtcatcatcactttcagaacttgatgactcagtatcagactttgtgaagagagctttacccttgtctttccttgaggtagctgccttgggggattcttcttcagccttcagagcaactgtccttgactttcctcctttcctcttgcttctttattccatctcaagttcatgagtcttgagcattccataaatttcatcaagagttgtttcatcaagattatagttgtctcttattattgttgccttcaaatcccagctttcaggaagagccaacaggaatttaaggtttgaatcttcaagatcatactccttatcaaccagtgacaaatcattcaagagtttgacaaatctatcatataaatcagtcaatgactcattagcctttgagtcaaagtgttcatactcttgagtgagtattgtcttcctgttcttcttaatcgtatcagttccctgacatcttgtttccaaggcatcccatatctcctttgcagtcttgcagtttattaccctgtttgatattacattatcaatagcactatgcagtaagtgtcataccttagcatccttagcaattgatgcgatatcttcagtagtgtaatcactcttttcttttggtactgactttgctgcttcacctgcaactgcaacagcaagcttggttggtttgtgaggcccttccttgattctatcaagatattctgcatctgtagcttccagaaacatggtcatcctcaccttccatatgggatattcagatggtctcaatatgggaactctaatagtctcatatcggctttgaatttgtgtctttgtaggttcttcagttttggtgggcttagttggagtttctacttcagacatgattgtttttgtttttggatcttaaactgtttgtgtgttaacagataggctctgataccacttgtttggtcacacacactgtagaggggggtgaatacagtgtattgcacaatcaaatcgaactttaataactcaagtaacagaaaacaaactttattcaaaacaataaactctattacagtatggaactgtcctctctcagtgatgaacaaatatcacgagagctgctagggtttcaATGAAAaatcttcttgataatgataacactttttagtgtaaaccctatgtctgtgtttatatactacacagttacaagataatcgctaattgatatggaatataattctgcttcctaaaatatatcagtcagatatcttttcttccaagtattctattcttcatagaatttcttcttcatgcatatctcttcttatgttttgtctcgatcttctcttcctgtaaatcagctgctttccttatctgaacgtttcctttaaatcctgatatcatcttctgataaatatcttctgaaccttaagtactgatgacttaagttctgacttcagtataagtgctgatttcagttaagtactgatttgtcctgtttaagtaagatctgtaaactaaacataaatcacattagtcatgacattatcaaatatatctaacaaattctccccacaaatgcaagtaataacctgaaatgcacaaatactagaaaaatgcatcaaattcctaaaatacttgatttcaagacatcaattcaagccattataagacgttctaagtggtataaaataccacttatcacacccccaaacttaaattgatgcttgtcctcaagcgtcacagactcaaaaataaaacaaaaacatgcatgaatgcaatctatatgaaatgcagcgatccccctcactatgaccaaaccaaccaacttatgacatctcaacaaatgtaattaggcgaataaagatcaatcaaatcatgcaaactaacatacaaccagaaacgtggtgtgtgcagatgcttaacagatatgcttcgaaactagatcaattatcataactcgactatcctcaaagtaatcacatgattataggaagaataaattttaggcacaaaatgacttataacacttcaagattaccgaagcttattacggaatcatgctttttattcaacaacaacaaatgcttatttgaccgtgcaatgagtgaagtccacaaaagacttatacaatggcatccatttagcgagcgttaggttagcggatcccagactataaaagccttaggtcactaggcacaaagtcccctaagaacttaataactcgaataccaaatagcccactcgtgatcaattatgcattaactatttacatttttttattattatttttcttttttttctattttttttctatttttttattttttttcaaatttctgagcaagtgcgttgcgctccatcttgctcaaccctagactactcgcataaagatacgagccggctactagccatttgacgcctagccacaattagcaatgaattccaatttttactccaattttttttctattcatgccttttatcattaagaacctactataaattctaagcataatcaatagattaacctcaaaaaccatcaaaccatgacaacaatctagtccttaagcattctctaagacttagtgaaattacaagtgtttctagcatgcatgtcatcctacaagactcaacatcactctaatgCTATCattacactcgcatcaatatcataaatcaattggtaaagcaacgtaaaagggatcatggtaaatgcatgagctaaatgacatgataaataaagctataaaataaaaataaaaaaaactatatggcaaaaatatgcaattatttgaactaaactatcatgcatatgcaactatatgagacacacaacaatattccttaactaccacccccaaacttaaaatcttcactgtccccagtgaaggtagtagaaaggaacacagggtatacctactcggagaaatcatcatcatcaccctcagagggtggagtatcaggaggtgGATAAGTTGAGTCCTCacaaaaaacgggccactggatgtcagctccaaggcctctaaaagcagtcccaagtgcaagggtgagctcctgagcaaacctactttgcgtctcgtacatagcgtccatcctcctcgacagcctcctatactgagcatcagccatcccagcatcctcctgagctctagaagagcggctggcatctgcaactgctcgtgagaaggccaatgaactcccactgaTCGGCATAGCTTCATGACAGTAGATGCgtaagggatgttcatgtgcttcgctcccctcaaaaacttcagaattccttggtagatgaactcaccaaggtccacataatactcttcattcaaaataccccataacatcttgctcgctcaactgtaacctcatgtgcatgtgaagtaggcagaatattagcataaataaagactttccatgcacgggcatacatgttcatcgcaatcgccggaaaagaacgatactcattagtcccagtcttgaactTCCAAACCGTGTCCGGTTGACAcagagtagcacaaatcaaatccaaatcaaactcctcggagggcttctcattccagttctcctccgtgtgcttcctctgtcgctgcccaatcacacggtgaatcgcctcaggatgataatccaccgtTAACCCccgaacaacagtaaacccattcttttcatcCTTTGCGTTCTCATAGAACTCgtgaaccacgctcatcggaaccgcctctgacgactcacaaaaagaaatccaacCATTTTCAGCAATCATCGACAACAACTCACtatccctccccgatggtaacaatcccctctccttcaaaatcggcttacccagaagcctagtatacacctcctcagcagccctatcaaacaaacgaggtctcgcaACAGTAtccctcgaagaatcagtagtaggaacagtgctgctgctatcaatagtcctggatctcttgggtgccactgaaactgagaaaaagtgtttacAATTTGTGTTTtggaatatgggagagagttttaaagttgaaagtgtatgggggagtatatggaatagttgtatgtatatatagggtaaagattagggttaaaatttgattaggagtggggttgagggttaaaaacgtggGTTTATGGGAAAAGGATTCGTGGGTAGTGggttgtgtttttatttttttgttttctgatttttttttggatttttataaggCTAAATTTTTTTTAGGAATTCgggagctgagcggccgcccagctgCGTTGAGCGCCGCTCAGCTGGTGACTGGATTTTTTTTCTTgcccttttttctgattttttttatgtttttgatAGGTTATTGatttctaagggttcctataacaacaaatcttgggttgcctcccaaaaagcgcttcttttacgtcattagcttgatgtaGCGTAACttgctcaagttgacaataaaacggcactaaccacttcccgatttgccgtgtccccatagtaatgcttcaaacgccgaccattaaccttgaatgatTGGCCCGAatcattctaaaaaatctccaccgctccatgtggaaacacagttttgacaataaaaggtccagaccaccttgatttcaactttccaggaaaaagtcggagacgagagttgaataaaagaacttgttgtcccggcacaaatgacttaggatatagcttcctgtcgtgccaccttttcactttttccttgtacattttgttgttctcgtacgcttggagtcgaaattcatcaagttcatttaactgaagcattcgcttcttcccagctgcatctagatcaaggttcaacttcttcaatgcccaattAGCCTTAtactcaagctccgcaggtaaatgacatcccttaccataaacc
The sequence above is drawn from the Apium graveolens cultivar Ventura chromosome 2, ASM990537v1, whole genome shotgun sequence genome and encodes:
- the LOC141706094 gene encoding uncharacterized protein LOC141706094 → MEDLSAKELEDILDDGAGYSFYALQSILVAREIYNHKMQMNKELEVKYESCVKKLEIVENLAKERLVSLNNSQKEFDDFSNKVQSMEQDMCSEAEKVVYQQIMRTRVDMMLEYHRGEWNSWDVLETVKIYNEAFPDDAFPLDEFNSPDDDTGMKSPKDGDPDDA